Proteins from one Phytoactinopolyspora mesophila genomic window:
- the ptsP gene encoding phosphoenolpyruvate--protein phosphotransferase yields the protein MVGIVVVSHSHSLARAATEIAEEMLHGRSVRIAIAAGLDETTFGTDAVQVQEAIEQVDTPDGVLVLMDLGSAVLSAELALDLLESDVSARVRLCAAPLVEGLVAATVAAAGGASLADVESEAVAALAGKQAHLQQAPDSGAEPAGAEDTEEPDARATFIVTNAHGLHARPAARLAAEVRTLDARVLLRNITTASSAVPGASLSRVATLGALAGHEIEVSAIGSQAKEAVEHVLALAARQFDEVDETLTMPPAPAGRGPSATAPPAPPAGDGPFPASPGIGIGPAWSPGTSSPELTAEDRQPAADATAEWRRVRSAVAAVRREIVQTRARTARELGESEAGVFDAHLMLLDDAELLDDVRRRVNDGQSAPAAWSTTVQAIAADLDALADEYLRARAADVRAVHDQVLLVLLGRSSAFDAKPGVLVAGDLTPAQAAALDRDTVSGIVLAYGSPSSHSAILARSRGIPAVVGAGQSVLATPDGTMIAFDGATGELVVDPGPEKLVEFKTQAAERERLLDDAMAAASQPAFTRDGSEVHVAGNVGSEADAAAAAAHGADLAGLIRTEFLFLGRDSAPSVDEQEATYRRVVEALSGRRAVIRTLDVGGDKPLPYVHQPTEANPFLGVRGLRLALAQSELLRDQLRAICRVAADHPVSVMFPMVSQVDELLAARRILDEVCREDERADLAGLEVGIMIEVPSAALKAAAFVPHVDFFSIGTNDLTQYTLAAERGNDAVATLGDALDPGVLRLVDEVCRAASGTGVRVAVCGEIASDPVAAPLLLGLGVDELSVGPYAVPIVKHAVRDLDLAQCRELAKRALALPSAADVRALTA from the coding sequence ATGGTCGGAATCGTCGTCGTCTCTCATAGTCATTCGCTCGCCCGCGCGGCCACCGAGATCGCCGAGGAGATGTTGCACGGGCGCAGCGTGCGCATCGCCATCGCGGCCGGGTTGGACGAGACCACGTTCGGCACGGACGCTGTCCAAGTCCAGGAGGCGATCGAACAGGTCGACACCCCCGACGGCGTGCTCGTCCTGATGGACCTGGGCAGCGCGGTGCTCTCCGCCGAGCTGGCTCTGGACCTGCTCGAATCCGACGTCTCGGCGCGGGTGCGGTTGTGTGCCGCGCCGCTGGTCGAAGGGCTGGTGGCGGCAACGGTAGCGGCTGCGGGCGGGGCGTCGCTGGCCGACGTCGAATCCGAAGCCGTGGCGGCGCTGGCCGGCAAGCAGGCGCATCTTCAGCAGGCGCCGGATTCCGGCGCCGAGCCGGCCGGCGCGGAGGACACCGAGGAGCCGGACGCGCGGGCGACGTTCATCGTGACGAACGCGCACGGTCTGCACGCGCGGCCCGCGGCCCGGCTGGCCGCCGAGGTTCGCACCCTCGACGCTCGTGTGTTGTTGCGCAACATCACCACGGCGTCGTCGGCGGTGCCCGGGGCGAGCCTGAGCCGGGTGGCCACGCTCGGCGCGCTCGCCGGGCACGAGATCGAGGTGTCCGCCATCGGCAGCCAGGCCAAGGAGGCGGTCGAGCACGTTCTCGCCCTGGCCGCGCGCCAATTCGACGAAGTCGATGAGACCCTCACCATGCCACCTGCCCCGGCCGGGCGCGGGCCGAGCGCCACGGCACCGCCCGCACCCCCGGCCGGTGACGGGCCGTTCCCCGCCTCGCCCGGCATCGGCATCGGCCCCGCGTGGTCCCCCGGCACGTCCAGCCCGGAGCTCACCGCCGAGGACCGACAGCCCGCTGCGGACGCCACAGCCGAGTGGCGGCGGGTGCGCAGTGCCGTCGCCGCCGTGCGCCGCGAGATCGTCCAGACCCGCGCCCGCACCGCGCGTGAGCTGGGTGAGTCCGAGGCCGGTGTTTTCGATGCACATCTGATGCTGCTCGACGACGCGGAACTGCTGGACGACGTCCGTCGGCGGGTCAACGACGGGCAATCCGCCCCGGCGGCGTGGTCGACAACGGTCCAGGCGATCGCGGCCGACCTGGATGCCCTCGCCGACGAGTACCTGCGGGCCCGCGCCGCCGACGTGCGTGCCGTGCACGACCAGGTGCTACTGGTGCTGCTCGGCCGATCGTCAGCTTTCGACGCCAAGCCAGGAGTACTGGTCGCGGGTGACTTGACTCCGGCCCAGGCGGCCGCGCTCGACCGGGACACCGTCAGCGGGATCGTGCTCGCCTACGGCAGCCCGTCGTCGCACAGTGCGATCCTGGCTCGGTCTCGTGGCATCCCGGCCGTCGTCGGAGCCGGTCAGAGCGTACTGGCCACCCCGGACGGCACCATGATCGCCTTCGACGGTGCTACCGGCGAACTGGTTGTCGACCCCGGGCCCGAGAAACTGGTCGAGTTCAAGACCCAGGCGGCCGAGCGCGAGCGCCTGCTCGACGACGCGATGGCCGCTGCGAGCCAGCCGGCGTTCACTCGCGACGGGAGTGAGGTGCACGTCGCCGGGAACGTGGGCAGTGAGGCCGACGCCGCGGCCGCCGCCGCACACGGTGCCGACCTGGCCGGGCTGATCCGCACCGAGTTCCTGTTCCTGGGACGTGACTCGGCGCCATCGGTCGATGAGCAGGAGGCGACTTACCGCCGCGTCGTCGAAGCGCTCAGTGGGCGCCGCGCCGTTATCCGCACGCTGGACGTCGGTGGCGACAAACCCCTGCCTTACGTCCACCAGCCTACGGAGGCCAACCCGTTCCTGGGCGTGCGTGGCCTGCGGCTCGCGCTTGCCCAATCCGAACTGCTGCGCGATCAGCTGCGCGCCATCTGCCGGGTGGCCGCCGATCACCCAGTCAGCGTGATGTTTCCGATGGTCAGCCAGGTGGACGAGCTACTCGCGGCGCGGCGGATCCTCGACGAGGTGTGTCGCGAGGACGAGCGGGCGGACCTCGCCGGGCTCGAGGTCGGCATCATGATCGAGGTGCCGTCGGCGGCGCTGAAGGCGGCGGCGTTCGTGCCACATGTGGACTTCTTCAGCATCGGGACCAACGATCTCACCCAGTACACCCTGGCGGCCGAGCGCGGCAACGACGCCGTGGCAACGCTCGGCGATGCACTCGACCCCGGCGTATTACGGCTGGTGGACGAGGTATGCCGAGCTGCCTCGGGCACCGGGGTCCGGGTGGCGGTGTGCGGCGAGATCGCATCGGACCCCGTAGCTGCACCGTTGCTGCTCGGTCTCGGGGTCGACGAGCTCAGTGTGGGCCCGTACGCGGTGCCGATCGTCAAACACGCCGTCCGTGATCTCGACCTGGCGCAGTGTCGGGAGCTGGCGAAACGCGCGCTGGCGCTTCCGTCCGCCGCCGACGTCCGCGCCCTCACCGCGTAA
- a CDS encoding DUF2207 domain-containing protein, whose protein sequence is MKQPWQVQWHIGADGTVIKQRSKGEEAHEQLYGRYDVNRRLELSDLYALDERLRRHDVSFLWLSRAMLLVSGLVAVALVAGLILAFWPIAAPGVSATLLIVSVPMIVILVVSTGLISSTMVRRRKRIGRDAGFESDYSTIAASEARAIIDAPGTVSGRKVSVEKV, encoded by the coding sequence GTGAAGCAGCCTTGGCAGGTTCAATGGCACATCGGTGCGGATGGGACCGTCATCAAGCAGCGGTCGAAGGGCGAAGAGGCGCACGAGCAACTGTATGGGCGCTATGACGTGAACCGGCGGTTGGAGCTCTCGGATCTGTACGCGTTGGACGAGCGTCTTCGCCGCCACGATGTGTCCTTCCTTTGGCTTTCCAGAGCAATGCTTCTCGTGAGCGGTCTCGTTGCAGTTGCGTTGGTGGCAGGGCTCATCTTGGCGTTCTGGCCGATCGCCGCCCCGGGAGTGTCAGCGACACTCCTGATCGTCTCGGTGCCGATGATCGTTATCCTCGTAGTCAGCACGGGGCTCATCTCCTCCACGATGGTTCGTCGCCGCAAGCGCATCGGGCGCGACGCGGGCTTCGAGTCCGACTACAGCACCATCGCAGCCAGTGAAGCCCGCGCGATTATCGACGCTCCCGGAACAGTCTCCGGACGCAAGGTCAGCGTCGAGAAGGTCTGA
- the dhaK gene encoding dihydroxyacetone kinase subunit DhaK produces MKKLINQPADVVSEALLGIEAAHPELRVDHPNKVIYRADAPVSGKVALISGGGSGHEPLHGGFVGPGMLDAACAGEMFTSPVPEQMLTATKAVDGGAGVLHIVKNYTGDVMNFEMAAELAAAETGVQVTSVVVDDDVAVQDSLYTAGRRGVGGTVLLEKIAGAAADQGRSLTEVADVAKTVNAQSRSMGMALTSCTVPAAGQPTFEIGDGEMEIGVGIHGEPGRKRVPLAPAKEVAEMLVEPILTDLPFSSGDGVIAFVNGMGGTPLIELYLMYNEVARILDRHGVRIARSLVGPYITSLEMAGCSVTLMKVTDDLLELWDAPVNTPALRWGV; encoded by the coding sequence ATGAAGAAACTCATCAACCAGCCCGCCGACGTCGTCAGCGAGGCATTACTCGGCATCGAAGCCGCTCACCCGGAGCTGCGGGTCGACCACCCGAACAAGGTCATCTACCGGGCCGACGCTCCCGTCTCCGGCAAGGTCGCCCTGATCTCCGGCGGCGGATCCGGCCACGAGCCACTACACGGCGGCTTCGTCGGGCCAGGCATGCTCGACGCCGCCTGCGCTGGTGAGATGTTCACCTCGCCGGTTCCCGAGCAGATGCTGACGGCCACCAAGGCCGTCGACGGCGGCGCCGGCGTGCTGCACATCGTGAAGAACTACACCGGCGACGTCATGAACTTCGAGATGGCCGCCGAACTCGCCGCCGCCGAGACCGGCGTGCAGGTCACCTCGGTCGTCGTCGACGACGACGTCGCGGTCCAGGACAGCCTGTATACCGCCGGACGACGCGGCGTCGGCGGCACCGTGCTGCTGGAGAAGATCGCCGGCGCGGCGGCGGACCAAGGCCGCTCGCTGACCGAGGTCGCCGACGTCGCCAAGACCGTCAACGCCCAGAGCCGCAGCATGGGTATGGCGCTGACGTCGTGCACCGTGCCAGCCGCCGGACAGCCCACCTTCGAGATCGGCGACGGTGAGATGGAGATCGGCGTCGGCATCCACGGCGAACCCGGACGCAAACGGGTACCGCTCGCCCCGGCCAAAGAAGTCGCCGAGATGCTGGTCGAGCCGATCCTGACCGATCTGCCGTTCAGCTCCGGCGACGGTGTCATCGCCTTCGTCAACGGCATGGGCGGCACCCCACTGATCGAGCTCTACCTGATGTACAACGAGGTCGCCCGCATCCTGGACCGGCATGGAGTGCGGATCGCGCGCTCGCTGGTCGGGCCGTACATCACCTCGCTGGAGATGGCCGGCTGCTCGGTCACCCTCATGAAAGTCACCGACGACCTGCTGGAGCTGTGGGATGCTCCGGTGAACACACCAGCTTTGCGATGGGGAGTCTGA
- a CDS encoding IclR family transcriptional regulator domain-containing protein, with protein MIQSVDRAIRILTALQGARRMSLSELAERLELPPPTVHGIVRTLVAHGMVVQDRSSGRYQLGPAVLRLGNVYLDTLELRSRAVTWAEELSRRTGFAVRVGVLLAEDVVIIHHEPRPDGSRQMPEVGIVIPANASALGKAMLAFLPDEADDLLAGPLRSMTGETVTDAAEFRKQLDDVRGTGLAFECDEAVLGESCVAGAVFDATGLVVGAVGVVASTSEWPVGDSAVEAVRTTARTISRELGAARWPAT; from the coding sequence GTGATCCAATCGGTCGACCGCGCCATCCGTATCCTGACCGCACTTCAAGGTGCCCGGCGGATGAGCCTGTCCGAGCTTGCCGAGCGGCTGGAGCTGCCGCCGCCAACGGTGCACGGCATCGTGCGCACCCTGGTGGCGCACGGCATGGTGGTGCAGGATCGCAGCTCAGGGCGCTACCAGCTGGGCCCGGCGGTGCTGCGGCTCGGCAATGTCTACCTCGACACGCTGGAGCTGCGCTCGCGTGCGGTGACCTGGGCTGAAGAGCTGAGCCGGCGGACCGGCTTCGCCGTACGGGTGGGGGTCCTGCTTGCCGAGGACGTCGTCATCATCCACCACGAGCCGCGCCCCGACGGCAGCCGGCAAATGCCGGAGGTGGGTATCGTCATCCCGGCCAACGCCAGTGCGCTGGGCAAGGCGATGCTGGCGTTTCTCCCCGATGAGGCCGACGACCTGCTGGCCGGGCCGTTGCGGAGCATGACCGGGGAGACCGTGACCGACGCGGCTGAGTTCCGCAAACAGCTCGACGACGTACGCGGCACCGGCCTGGCCTTCGAGTGCGACGAGGCCGTGCTCGGCGAATCGTGCGTCGCCGGGGCGGTGTTCGACGCGACGGGGCTGGTGGTCGGGGCGGTTGGTGTCGTCGCCTCTACCAGTGAGTGGCCGGTGGGCGACTCCGCCGTCGAGGCGGTGCGCACAACGGCGCGGACAATCTCCCGGGAGCTCGGCGCTGCTCGCTGGCCCGCCACCTGA
- a CDS encoding nucleoside deaminase — MNHAAHHPVPPADKDVVDPELLARAVQLANDNADAGQLPFGALVVRGGKVIGTGVNTAAQDLDPTAHAEVAAVRYACSNLAVLDLAGAVIVSSCEPCAICHAVAAAVGVTRLVYAAPKEYVRVLGGPDPAGDDLMPRMQAALRATAPGQLTYVPTDGADEPFARYLASQEKQ; from the coding sequence ATGAATCATGCCGCCCATCACCCGGTACCGCCCGCGGACAAGGACGTCGTCGATCCCGAGTTGCTAGCTCGAGCCGTGCAGCTGGCCAACGACAACGCCGACGCCGGACAGCTGCCGTTCGGCGCGCTCGTCGTACGCGGCGGCAAGGTCATCGGCACCGGAGTCAACACCGCTGCTCAGGACCTGGATCCGACGGCACACGCCGAGGTCGCCGCGGTCCGTTACGCGTGCTCCAACCTCGCCGTGCTGGACCTGGCCGGCGCCGTCATCGTGTCCAGTTGCGAGCCCTGCGCCATCTGCCACGCGGTGGCCGCCGCCGTCGGCGTCACCCGCCTCGTCTATGCGGCGCCCAAGGAGTACGTCCGGGTTCTCGGCGGGCCGGATCCAGCCGGCGACGATCTCATGCCCCGCATGCAGGCGGCGCTACGAGCCACCGCCCCGGGACAGCTCACCTACGTTCCCACCGACGGCGCAGACGAACCGTTCGCCCGCTACCTCGCCAGCCAGGAGAAACAATGA
- a CDS encoding SurA N-terminal domain-containing protein, whose amino-acid sequence MVNRKVLLGIGLAVALFGAAACGDSDDAGNGETGEAVADEEVPGQEDIPQPDIEGIPDIVATVNGQDILKEEFVTTYEAQFEQMAMQSQMSGEPVDEEQLKEQTAENMINSELLNQEAENRGVEVSESDLDETLEELATENGLGSADEFMAALNEQGMEEEEIMSQLETQVRLDSLITEEAGDIEPTEEELQELYDQAEAQQEELGEEGSELPPFDEVKPQLEEQAKADKESEVVQALIGDLRENADVTVNLS is encoded by the coding sequence ATGGTGAACAGGAAAGTATTACTTGGAATTGGCCTAGCTGTCGCCCTGTTCGGCGCCGCTGCCTGCGGAGACTCCGACGACGCTGGCAATGGCGAGACGGGCGAAGCTGTCGCTGACGAAGAAGTTCCCGGGCAAGAAGATATACCACAACCAGACATCGAAGGTATTCCGGACATAGTCGCCACCGTCAACGGCCAAGACATTCTCAAAGAAGAATTCGTGACCACTTACGAGGCGCAGTTCGAGCAAATGGCCATGCAGTCCCAGATGTCCGGTGAACCGGTCGACGAAGAGCAACTGAAAGAGCAGACAGCGGAGAACATGATCAACTCTGAGCTGCTCAATCAGGAGGCGGAGAACCGGGGGGTCGAGGTCTCCGAGTCTGATCTCGACGAAACTCTGGAGGAGCTTGCCACCGAGAACGGGCTCGGCTCCGCCGACGAGTTCATGGCTGCGCTGAATGAGCAGGGCATGGAAGAGGAAGAGATCATGTCCCAGCTCGAGACGCAGGTGAGACTCGACAGTCTGATCACCGAAGAGGCCGGCGACATCGAGCCCACCGAAGAAGAACTTCAGGAGTTGTACGACCAAGCCGAGGCTCAGCAGGAAGAGCTTGGCGAAGAAGGTTCCGAGCTGCCGCCGTTCGACGAGGTGAAGCCACAGCTCGAAGAGCAGGCCAAGGCGGACAAGGAGTCCGAGGTGGTTCAGGCGCTCATCGGTGATCTGCGCGAGAACGCCGACGTCACCGTGAACCTGTCATAG
- a CDS encoding ROK family protein, giving the protein MLESADETASRSLATVLENGTTPGAGVLFQLLRDGLPRTRAQLATETGLARSTITQRVDALLGSNLIGPADKAASTGGRPPARFAFNPGARVVLAADIGATHARLAVTDLAGAMLAEARGALEVASGPEKVLDWVATTGQQLLEESGHLPQLLGVGIGLPGPVEHSTGRPVNPPIMPGWDGYDVQGHLRDRFGVVALVDNDVNIMALGEHFTQWSSAPHMMFVKVATGIGSGLISDGRLHRGAQGAAGDMGHVQVPRGAKVPCRCGNEGCLEAVASGAAIAAQLSARGIDATSSRDVVTHARAGSVDALQLLRQAGRDIGDVLAAAVSLFNPSVIVVGGSLSRAGEHLIAGVREVVYLRSLPLATQHLRIVQSHTGDRAGIIGAAVMVIDHALSPAQVDSLI; this is encoded by the coding sequence ATGCTCGAAAGCGCCGACGAAACAGCATCACGGTCGCTGGCGACAGTCCTGGAGAACGGCACCACCCCAGGCGCCGGCGTCCTGTTCCAACTGCTCCGCGACGGTCTACCCCGCACGCGCGCCCAGCTGGCGACCGAGACCGGCCTCGCCCGCTCCACGATCACCCAGCGGGTGGACGCCCTGTTGGGCAGCAACCTCATCGGCCCAGCCGATAAGGCAGCGTCTACCGGGGGAAGGCCGCCCGCCCGGTTCGCTTTCAACCCGGGAGCCAGGGTCGTTCTCGCGGCCGACATCGGCGCGACACATGCCAGGCTCGCCGTCACCGACCTCGCCGGGGCCATGCTGGCCGAAGCTCGCGGAGCGTTGGAGGTGGCCAGCGGCCCGGAGAAGGTGCTCGACTGGGTCGCCACCACCGGGCAGCAACTGCTGGAGGAATCCGGCCACCTTCCCCAGCTGCTCGGCGTAGGCATCGGCCTGCCCGGCCCGGTTGAGCACTCCACCGGGCGTCCGGTCAACCCGCCGATCATGCCCGGATGGGACGGCTACGACGTCCAAGGGCACCTGCGCGACCGGTTCGGCGTCGTCGCGCTGGTGGACAACGACGTGAACATCATGGCGCTGGGAGAACACTTCACGCAGTGGAGCAGCGCGCCGCACATGATGTTCGTCAAGGTCGCCACAGGCATCGGCAGCGGCCTGATCAGCGACGGCCGGCTGCACCGCGGCGCACAGGGCGCCGCCGGCGACATGGGCCACGTCCAGGTACCCCGCGGCGCCAAAGTGCCCTGCCGGTGCGGCAACGAAGGCTGCCTCGAGGCCGTGGCCAGCGGCGCTGCCATCGCGGCGCAACTCTCCGCGCGCGGCATCGACGCCACCTCGAGCCGCGACGTCGTCACCCACGCCCGGGCCGGATCCGTCGACGCTCTCCAGCTTCTGCGTCAGGCCGGCCGCGACATCGGGGATGTACTCGCCGCCGCCGTCAGCCTGTTCAACCCGTCGGTGATCGTCGTCGGCGGCTCCCTTTCGCGAGCCGGCGAGCATCTCATCGCCGGGGTCCGCGAGGTCGTCTACCTGCGCTCACTCCCGCTGGCCACGCAGCACCTGCGGATCGTCCAATCGCACACCGGCGACCGGGCCGGCATCATCGGCGCGGCGGTCATGGTGATCGACCACGCGCTCTCACCTGCCCAGGTGGACTCCCTGATCTGA
- a CDS encoding TIGR03619 family F420-dependent LLM class oxidoreductase, whose protein sequence is MIKLGLNIRNYGPTATPQAFRDWVSFAEDTGFALAVMSDHVALTPEVSELYPAPFYDPFTTLPWLAALTDRLELGTSVAIAPYRHPLHTARLAANIDQVSGGRFIFGVGVGWSESEFDVAGTPFAQRGRVSDEYLEAIKAAWTNDTVSTDGEFVRYNDVGTGPRPARTPHPPIWVGGTSPGAIRRTARFGDAWHPNNAEISWLRSTGLPALRAAAEATGRPTPTLNPRMRVRLRDHDLPETDRPLGTGSLAQISSDIEAFAEMGAEYVVLDTNPDHPRDERPLADDWHDLSVVAAHVAKTF, encoded by the coding sequence ATGATCAAGTTAGGTCTCAACATCCGGAACTACGGGCCGACGGCGACGCCCCAGGCGTTTCGCGACTGGGTGAGCTTCGCCGAAGACACCGGCTTCGCCCTGGCGGTCATGTCCGACCATGTGGCGCTCACGCCCGAGGTCAGCGAGCTCTACCCGGCGCCGTTCTACGACCCTTTCACCACCTTGCCCTGGCTGGCTGCACTCACCGACCGGCTCGAACTCGGCACGTCGGTGGCGATCGCCCCCTATCGGCACCCACTGCACACCGCCAGGCTGGCGGCCAACATCGATCAGGTCAGTGGCGGACGATTCATCTTCGGTGTTGGAGTCGGCTGGTCGGAGTCGGAATTCGACGTCGCCGGCACACCCTTCGCACAACGAGGCCGGGTGAGCGACGAATACCTCGAAGCCATCAAGGCAGCCTGGACGAACGACACCGTGTCGACGGACGGGGAGTTCGTCAGGTACAACGACGTCGGCACCGGTCCCAGGCCGGCGCGGACCCCCCATCCGCCGATCTGGGTCGGCGGCACGAGCCCTGGTGCCATTCGCCGGACCGCCCGCTTCGGCGATGCGTGGCACCCGAACAACGCCGAGATCAGCTGGCTCCGTAGCACCGGCCTACCTGCGCTGCGGGCAGCCGCGGAGGCGACTGGCCGTCCCACCCCGACGCTGAACCCACGCATGCGGGTCCGGCTGCGAGACCACGACCTGCCGGAGACGGATCGGCCGCTCGGAACCGGCAGCCTGGCGCAGATCAGCTCCGACATCGAGGCCTTCGCGGAAATGGGCGCCGAGTACGTCGTCCTCGACACCAATCCAGACCATCCGCGCGACGAACGGCCGCTGGCCGACGACTGGCACGACCTCAGCGTCGTCGCCGCCCACGTCGCCAAGACCTTCTAA
- the dhaL gene encoding dihydroxyacetone kinase subunit DhaL: MSDAVTLSGLTAWIRGFAALIDAHKEELTQLDSAIGDADHGTNMDRGMTAVLAALDGDEYPSSAALFKKIGMTLVSSIGGASGPLYGTFFLRFGSAAGDNDAIDAEALAAALRAGLDGVVARGKAEAGDKTMYDALAPAADALDKELAAGAGLGHALQAAADAAEKGRDATTPMLARKGRASYLGERSVGHQDPGATSAALMMRAAASALG; the protein is encoded by the coding sequence ATGTCCGATGCCGTCACTCTGTCCGGCCTCACGGCCTGGATCCGTGGGTTCGCCGCCCTGATCGATGCGCACAAGGAGGAACTGACCCAGCTCGATTCCGCGATCGGCGACGCCGACCACGGCACCAACATGGACCGCGGGATGACGGCCGTGCTCGCGGCGTTGGACGGTGACGAATACCCGTCCAGCGCCGCGCTGTTCAAGAAGATCGGTATGACGCTCGTGAGCTCGATCGGCGGCGCCAGCGGCCCGCTGTACGGCACGTTCTTCCTGCGCTTCGGCTCGGCGGCCGGCGACAACGATGCGATCGACGCGGAGGCGCTCGCCGCCGCGTTGCGCGCCGGGCTCGACGGCGTCGTCGCCCGTGGGAAGGCCGAGGCCGGCGACAAGACCATGTACGACGCCCTCGCCCCTGCGGCAGACGCTCTCGACAAGGAGCTCGCCGCGGGCGCCGGGCTCGGCCACGCCCTGCAAGCCGCCGCCGACGCAGCCGAGAAGGGGCGCGACGCCACCACACCGATGCTCGCCCGCAAGGGACGCGCGTCGTACCTCGGCGAACGAAGTGTCGGACACCAGGATCCCGGCGCCACGAGCGCCGCGTTGATGATGCGGGCCGCGGCGTCCGCGTTGGGGTGA
- a CDS encoding MIP/aquaporin family protein, whose translation MEGLRTPQKLAAEVLGTAFLVFIGVGAVPATLIVNGDSPFTMADLGIISFAFGTIVVATVYAFGHVSGNHINPAVTIGLAVTGQFPWRKVPEYIAAQLVGATIGALAIIGVLGSQASDVGLGVAAYGDGVGTGQAFTAEFVGTFILVLTVLMVIHRNAAPGFAGIAIGLVVFAAIIPVAPATGASINPARTLGPMFIQQIWGGEVDWGQAPVYLAAEISAGIAAAAVYLALTRVRDIPERIPAVPSSQAESETASA comes from the coding sequence ATGGAAGGACTACGGACGCCGCAGAAACTGGCGGCTGAAGTACTCGGCACCGCGTTCCTCGTATTCATCGGGGTGGGTGCGGTACCGGCAACGCTGATCGTCAACGGGGACAGCCCGTTCACCATGGCCGACCTCGGCATCATCTCGTTCGCCTTCGGCACCATCGTCGTGGCGACCGTGTACGCGTTCGGACATGTCTCCGGCAACCACATCAACCCCGCCGTCACCATCGGCCTTGCCGTCACCGGTCAGTTTCCGTGGCGCAAGGTCCCCGAGTACATCGCCGCCCAGCTGGTCGGCGCCACCATCGGCGCGCTTGCCATCATCGGCGTGCTGGGCAGCCAAGCCAGCGACGTCGGCTTGGGCGTGGCCGCCTACGGCGACGGCGTCGGCACCGGTCAGGCGTTCACCGCCGAGTTCGTCGGCACTTTCATCCTGGTGCTCACCGTCTTGATGGTGATCCATCGCAACGCCGCCCCCGGTTTCGCCGGCATCGCGATCGGCCTCGTCGTGTTCGCCGCGATCATCCCGGTCGCGCCCGCCACCGGCGCGTCGATCAACCCGGCCCGCACCCTCGGCCCGATGTTCATCCAGCAGATCTGGGGTGGCGAGGTCGACTGGGGGCAGGCACCGGTCTATCTGGCCGCCGAGATCTCCGCTGGCATCGCCGCAGCCGCCGTCTACCTGGCACTGACCCGCGTCCGCGACATCCCCGAACGCATCCCCGCCGTACCGTCCAGCCAGGCCGAATCCGAGACCGCTTCGGCCTGA